Proteins co-encoded in one Sporosarcina sp. FSL K6-1522 genomic window:
- a CDS encoding transketolase family protein produces the protein MKSTLLTEKVSMRDAFGETLLQLSLKDENVYALDGDLANSTKVDTVATKNPEKFLQMGIAEQNMMSVAAGLASTGLQPWAVTFAAFLSKRAIDQIQVQIAQPNLNVKMVGAYSGLLTGLTGKTHQALEDLAIFRTLANMTVLAPADSVEVEKMMEAVHQHEGPVYMRLARDPYPVIFGDDYKFEIGKAVTVKEGTDVTIISTGTQTSRSLEAAEQLEAEGISVSVVHMPTIKPLDKAAILKAAETTGVIVTAEEHSIYGGLGSAVAEVLVEEKPVPMLRVGVKDRNSESGPNEEMLEKYEISPRHIVKAVQEVLKKKVL, from the coding sequence ATGAAAAGTACACTATTGACGGAGAAAGTATCAATGAGAGATGCATTTGGTGAGACATTACTTCAATTGTCGTTGAAAGACGAAAATGTCTACGCGCTGGATGGGGATTTGGCGAATTCTACAAAAGTGGATACGGTTGCTACAAAGAATCCAGAGAAATTTTTACAAATGGGGATTGCAGAACAAAATATGATGAGTGTGGCGGCGGGACTTGCGTCAACTGGATTACAGCCTTGGGCCGTAACATTTGCAGCATTTCTATCCAAACGTGCGATTGATCAAATACAAGTTCAAATTGCCCAGCCGAATTTAAATGTCAAAATGGTTGGGGCCTACAGTGGTCTATTAACTGGATTGACTGGAAAAACACATCAGGCATTAGAAGACTTAGCTATTTTCCGTACCCTTGCCAATATGACTGTGTTAGCACCGGCAGACAGTGTAGAAGTCGAGAAGATGATGGAGGCTGTCCATCAGCATGAGGGACCAGTCTATATGCGTTTGGCTCGTGATCCATACCCGGTTATTTTTGGTGATGACTATAAATTTGAAATTGGGAAAGCAGTCACAGTAAAAGAAGGAACAGACGTCACAATTATTTCAACGGGAACACAAACAAGCCGTTCGCTTGAAGCAGCTGAACAACTCGAAGCGGAAGGCATCTCAGTATCGGTCGTTCACATGCCTACGATTAAACCACTTGATAAAGCAGCCATTCTTAAAGCCGCGGAAACAACGGGGGTCATCGTTACAGCTGAAGAGCATAGCATTTACGGGGGGCTTGGCAGTGCAGTGGCAGAAGTTCTCGTTGAGGAAAAACCGGTACCTATGCTGCGTGTAGGTGTAAAAGATCGGAACTCTGAATCAGGCCCGAATGAAGAAATGTTGGAGAAATACGAAATTTCACCTCGCCATATTGTGAAAGCTGTCCAAGAAGTATTGAAGAAAAAAGTCCTTTAA